From a region of the Salvelinus fontinalis isolate EN_2023a chromosome 13, ASM2944872v1, whole genome shotgun sequence genome:
- the LOC129867782 gene encoding class A basic helix-loop-helix protein 9-like has protein sequence MMICRNLAGSEEFSEEELELCMLGQGEDDEGSDGNPKGPFQDSEGSASSPPSDDPEEGQAKKRSRPVRSKARRVAANVRERKRILDYNQAFNALRVALNHDLSGKRLSKISTLQRAINRISALSVFLSSNPPSKPCSHRECHRPAGGPLAVGMVRTSRLDPPRVTVAPRQEPQSYISWHQASLPNQIEPQQGTHPHRLPTETHLYMDSMGSSCPPSPHYPCYSAEGQLYPLHGHCGKENPLEQPPSSIRYTQVGEGLGYQTGVWASCAQGYMDAFVEPSPALGLPWQVSYLQETAGPQHNLSLL, from the coding sequence ATGATGATCTGCAGAAACCTGGCAGGGTCAGAGGAGTTCTCTGAGGAGGAGCTGGAGCTGTGCATGCTGGGTCAGGGGGAGGATGACGAAGGGAGCGACGGAAACCCCAAGGGCCCCTTCCAGGACAGTGAGGGCTCAGCCAGCAGCCCCCCCAGCGACGATCCTGAGGAGGGCCAGGCCAAGAAGCGCAGCCGCCCAGTCCGCTCCAAGGCCCGCCGTGTGGCTGCCAACGTCCGTGAGCGCAAAcgcatcctggactacaaccaggCCTTCAATGCTCTACGTGTGGCTCTCAACCATGACCTTAGCGGCAAGAGGCTATCCAAGATTTCCACCCTGCAGAGGGCCATCAACCGCATCTCagccctgtctgtcttcctcagcTCCAACCCCCCCAGTAAGCCCTGCTCCCACCGGGAGTGCCACAGGCCGGCTGGGGGGCCATTGGCGGTGGGAATGGTGAGGACGTCACGGCTGGACCCGCCCAGGGTGACAGTCGCTCCTCGCCAGGAGCCCCAAAGCTACATCTCCTGGCACCAGGCATCACTCCCCAACCAGATAGAGCCCCAGCAGGGCACCCATCCTCATAGACTGCCAACAGAGACACACCTCTACATGGACAGCATGGGCTCCTCGTGCCCACCCTCACCACACTACCCCTGCTACTCCGCCGAGGGCCAGTTGTACCCCTTACACGGACACTGTGGGAAAGAGAACCCCTTGGAGCAGCCGCCCAGCTCTATCAGGTACACCCAGGTGGGCGAGGGGCTGGGGTACCAGACGGGGGTGTGGGCCTCCTGCGCTCAGGGCTACATGGACGCATTTGTGGAGCCGTCTCCAGCCTTGGGCCTCCCCTGGCAGGTGAGCTACCTCCAGGAGACAGCAGGCCCCCAGCACAACCTGTCCCTGCTCTGA